Genomic DNA from Brassica napus cultivar Da-Ae chromosome A9 unlocalized genomic scaffold, Da-Ae chrA09_Random_1, whole genome shotgun sequence:
ACTGTCTCTTTCTCGGTGTTACTAAATGCTCGATCACATGGATTCATCAAGCCTGAAAGAGGGATAAGACAAGGAGATCCTCTTTCCCCTTTCTTATTTATCCTCTGCGCTGAAGCGTTGGTTCATGTTCTGAATGCGTCTGAAGCAAAAGGAAATTACATGGGATCAAGCTAGCTACATCTAGTCCTCCAGTCCATCACTTGCTGTTCGCCGATGATAGCTTATTGCTATGTGACGCGGATGTCATAGAAAGCGAGGAAATAACCAGATGTTTGAAACTATATGGAGATGCATCTGGACAGTTAATCAACAAGGCCAAGTCGTCAATTATCTTTGGAAAAGGCATCGGGGATCAAACTAAGGCGGATGTCAAGCTAGCTTTGGGCATCGACAAGGAAGGGGGTGAAGGGACTTACTTGGGGTTGCCTGAGTGTTTCAAAGGCTCAAAACGGGACCTTTtaagtttcattaaagagaAGCTGGAAGGCAGACTCCAAGGCTGGTACTCTAAAACCCTATCGCAAGGTGCAAAAGAAGTACTGTTAAAATCAGTGGCCTTAGCACTTCCAGTTTATGCTATGTCAGTGTTCAGGTTACCCAAAGATCTGTGTGCGAAGATCACTAGCGCTATTGTGGAGTACTGGTGGAGCAGTGGagataagaaaagaaagattTCATGGGTAGCGTGGCAAAAACTATGTAAACCTAAGGAGCAAGGAGGTCTTGGCTTCCATGATATTGGCAAGTTTAATCAAGCTCTACTAGGGAAACAAGCATGGAGAATCTGGAACAATCCAGACTCATTGGTGGCCAAAGTACTTAAAGGTAAATACTTCAGAAGAGGCAACTTCCTGGAATGTGGTTTGGGCTCGCGTCCTTCCTTTGTGTGGAGAAGCATCATGCATGGCAGAGAGCTCCTACAACAAGGTCTTTTTAGACATACTGGAAATGGTATCAGCTCCAACGTGTGGGTTGAAAAGTGGATTATTGATACTATTCCTCGACCGCCAATGTACAAAGCAAACAGTGTTGTTAACTTGGCCCTTAAGGTATCTGATCTTCTTATCGAGGGGACTAGCGTTTGGAATCAACCCTTGCTAAGACAAACCTTCACGCCTGAGGATGTCCAAAGGATCCTGTTGATAAAACCTTGTGTGAATCAGGAAGATTCAGTCCGATGGGGTTTCAGTAAAGATGGAAGATACAATACTCGGAGTGGATATAAGCTCTTAGAAGCCCTGACTGACTTCAATCATCCCCAAGCTCGCGTCTTGCCACCGATCGAAAAACAGTTGTGGAAGAATCTCTGGAAAATCAAAGCGCCTCCAAAGATTAAACACTTTATTTGGAGAGCTCTATCGGGAGCTTTGGCAGTTAAGGAGCGTCTTACCACTCGGGGTATTCAGATTGATACCACTTGCTCTAACTGTTCAAGAGAATCTGAAAGCATTTGCCATATGCTTTTCGTTTGTGAAAAGGCAAAAGAAGTTTGGGACCTTGCCAACATTCATTACCTCAAACTGGTTTTTCAAGGAACTCTGTATTCCTAAACTTCTTACATCTCTTGAAGGTATACAATTCAAATGAGGGGGATTCCAATACGCGAAGTGTTTTCCCTTGGCTTGTATGGGAATTATGGAAGGCGAGGAATGCACTGGCCTTTGAAAACAAGACGGTAACGGCCTACACCATTGCATCTAGGGCCTTTGAGGAAGCTTCCTCATGGCAGAAGACCATGATCCTCAAGTCAAACACGGAGATAGTAGATGATGTGGTAAGAACAGAAGAACCTATTGGGTGGATTAAGCCACCGTCTGGATGTTTGAAGTGTAACGTGGGTTCATCATGGGTAGACCCTCATCACCCGAGTGGAGCTTCGTGGATTCTTCGTGGAGAAGATGGTCAAACCATTATGCATAGCAGACGTTCATACTCCTTCATGCGATCCAAAGCGGAAGCAGATCTATGGGCAATGCACTGGGCGGTGGAATGCATGCATAACACTCACCATGTCAACGTTATCTTCGAAGCTTCATCTGAACAACTCCATAATGTCCTTTCTGAGCCATTTTACCACCTTGAGTTCACTGTTGTGGTGCAATCTATAAACCAACTTCTCAATGGGATTAATGGATGGAGCCTTAACCACGCCTTGCAAGAACGTAATGAGGCAGCTGCAACTATCGCTGTGAGTGTAACACGAGATCGGCGCTATCAATCATACATGGCACAGCATGAACCTGCTTGGCTTCACCATCTGCTGGCCCTGGAAGCTTCTTCCAACTAGAGGAAGGGTCGACCTTTCACCCTACACGCTCATATGTTTCCTCTTACATTATCATTTTCTTACACACCTTTCTTGGATGTCTACTGGCATCCTTTGTTTcagtttgttgttttattttcgGTGTTTCCTTTGTGAACATCATACTTGTCCTCGTTACTTTGTTTCTcggtgttataaaaaaaaacaaaacaatttaagGTAAAAATAAGGCAAAaaatgaagaatttttttttttttagaaaagatACCGAAAACTAATAGAGTTATTTATTCTTTTGAGATGAAAATAATAGAGTTATTGGGAGgctaataatattaatttgtatttattgCTTTGGAAAATGCTTACCCGAATCTGAAGTTAATGTTTCACTTTCAAAGAAATCCGCGTTTGGCATTGTCTAACACCACCGTTAACAGCTATCAAACCGGTTATCTTCACACTTCCAAGTCCGCTATAACCGGTTAGAGGCAGGATATTCAAATTTGGATTGGTATTAGCATCGGTTTTAAACGGACATAAAACTTAACGCTAATTGAGCCAAAATTAAGTGTGCTTAATTTACGCGAAATTTGTCAATGATTTGCATGCACCAAGTCTCACGGCAAGATCACCAAGACATGTGGCTTCCAGAATTTGAAAAGGTTTTACGCTGTGCCGTGCTTACAATATTagggaaaaaaacataattcatttTATTCTAAATAATAAGGAGAATAGTAAAAAATAGGTCTGGACATTCAAGTACCGGATCGGGTCGGATTTTTGATATAGGAAATTTGGTACCGTTCGCATAATTATAAATATCGGTTCGAGTTCGGTTCGGTACTTGCCAGATCCGGATATTATCGGGTATATCCGAAAGAACCAGAAAAAAACGGTTCCAGTTcggattgttttgattttatcaaTTCATAACTGAAAATACTTATTTCTAATCCGACTTACCTGAACCATTAGAGTAAGACACAAATAAGAGAACtatgaaaccaaataaaataatttttaaataaacttcAAACAAACAACAAATCTAACATttcaaacaaagaaaataattcaTCATTCGAACAAGTAAAGAAACTTAAAGAATAGTTGAGAGTTGAAATAAAACCCATAAGAAAATgcataaaaagaaaatcaacaaCATTTGGTTTCTAATGTCACCCCCTCTTCCATATTGCTAAATGCATTTCACCTACTTTATGTAACAGTAGCATAATCACAGAAATTTCAGACATTAACAAGCGGAACACATGTGAAATATTTAATGCCTCAATGACATAAAAGTTGGGTACTTTGGGATAGTTATTCGGACCCATGATAATATCTGATCTGACCCGATAtccaaaacataaatgaaaGCATACCCAATCGGGTATTTTACCTTATCCGGATCCGACGCAAAACCCGATTTTTTGGATCGGTACCAATTCGGATTTTCAGATCCGGGAAATATGCCCAAGCCTAGTAAAAAAAAGTAAGATTAGTGTAATGCTGATAATTTAATATAAGTTGACAAATAGAAAAACTGGTATttgctattttaaaatttgtatggaaatattatattcttagttatttataaaCCTAAATTATACATAGAGATATTTTTAACATTATAATAAAAGGCAGAAGTTAAATTCCATAGCAACAAataagaagagagagatagattgATTGGAGAAGGGACTTGAGaccatgacttttttttttttttttgagcaataGAGGCCAATGACTAGAAGTCAAAATTAAAAGGGTAGTCACGTTCCTGGGTTTAGGTCCACAAATTTCCAGAGTCAAGTTAAAGAGTCAAGCTTTGGTCTTTTGTTTTCATCTCATCAGTCAGCTGAGTAGTAGAGTTTTACAACTGACACTGTATAACAGAGTAAAACAGGCTACAGCAAAGCAGAGTAAACTTtgcatcaaaatttaatttactgTCCTCTTTCAAAGTATCATATCCAGCACTTCTGAAAATCATACTATTCAATAAAATAGCACAAGTCGAATTACAATTCAATTTAACAACGAATGGGTTTGATACAAACacactaataattaaaaaaaaatcttcaaaagaACTACTCCTTCCTTCCTCCatttcccgaaagtaagattttctaaagtatgcacacttattaaaaatttaataaatatttataatttaatttattttttactttattatatactttccaataacttttcaacaatgaaatttaatcaatttaaatattctcaaatctcaattaatgttcctaaaaactataataaagtaccttaacaatataaaaatatctatcttcgttaaacaagaaaaaaatctaaaagatggAACAAATATATCATGGTTTAACAACCAACATGGTCGCGCCAGTCTAAGAACAGAAGAGCAGCTGCATAGTGGGACAAAGCACCCAACATAACAAACACATGGAAAATCTGATGACTATGTCCCACACGGTCAAACCAACCAGGTTTAAGCCTCTCAGGTACTCTCCCTACATAGAACCCTGTCCCAACAAGATAGAACACTGCCATGCCCAGCTCGTACATGAGCGTCACGTTCCTTTGCGGGTTTTCCCAGTTGACCACTATCGCATGGACAGCAGGCACGATCCCGAAAAGCCCCATGGAGGCAAAGAGCAAAGCTCGAAAACCTCGGTACTTGGGAGAGGAAAGTGATGGAGTGAAGAGTGTGATGATCGTAAAGATTCCCATAGAGGTAATGCCTGCGAGGTAGATGAAGTACCAACGAGGAGTGCATTGGAAGATGTAGTAGATTGGTGGGAAGAAAGAAGTGATGATCATGGCGGTGATGCCGGCATAGTCTATGCGGAGGAGGAAGACGTTAAGTTCTTTGGAGTGGCAGCAGAAGAGGTGGCAAATACTGCTTGAGAGTAGGCAGAACATTGAGCCTCCTAAGAAAACGAAAAATGGCCATCTTGTTACATTCCCTGGACTCTTTGCATCCTATACAATCATCAACATTCCATCATCAGTTTTGAGAATAACatctttatttagtttttattagaAATTATTAACACTCTATCTAGGAAACTCAAAGTCTCTTTCGAATAGTTTGcccatatttttaatattgagttgatttcaaattttcaaatctaACAACTACATTTTGTTGACTTTGattcaaatataaataaaaagatacaatatatatactccctccgtttcatattaagtatcgttttagagaatttttttcgttacaaaataagtgtcgttttcgattttcaatgcaaaatttattaattttatgtaaaatttattttgctATTGGTTAAAATATGGTTAGATATATAggtaatagtattttttataggaaatgtacaaaattaattgttttcttaatccgtgtggtgaaacctaaaacgacacttataatgaaacagatggagtagaaaatattactccctctgttccttattattacatattctaagaaaaaaaatttgttttaaaaagatctattttttacattttcaagacatgttttattaactaattgcaaatttcaaaaatttaattgcaCTTACtgaattgttattggtttaaaattatgaaacaaagataaacacaaaagaatatgcaaatttaatgtgttttattaaaatatgtaaaaaatctggaatatgtaacattaaaaaaacagagggagcAATTTGTTTCTGTGATATTTTGAAAGATAGgtaattcatattttaattcACACTGATGTTTCATATCTCGAGAAATCACAACCAATATATCGTTTCATAATCATCACAACAAAACCGAGGAATACTATCAGTGATAAATTCATTAGAAATCAAAGATATGTTAAATGCTAGTCAAAACCAAGTAGGTAAATCTATTTTTACTAGATACATCCCACGTGAATGATTCAGAAAATTAATATAGTGGTTGCGTGTGGACCTCTTGTAACATCTTGTAAACATAACTTACACATCTGGTTATACACAAAAGATTATACTTATCAATTAAAGGACACGTACCACGGGGAAGAATTTATCGTGATGCATAATGTTGGCGACGGTTAGTCCCACAAATAAAATGAAACCAAGTAAATGTCTGTCAAACAAGAAACATCGTTTCATCAGAATCAAATTAATAGTATAATCTAAACAAAAAGTGAAactttaacataaaaataaaaattactaacgTCCAAACGTTGAGGGACTCATTGTGGAAACTGAAGACGCTGAAGAAAGCATCTCTAATGGACCATTCAGCTCTGtaataattcaatatatattcattatcCTTCATGTACTCCGGAAGCTCACTATACGACATCAATTCTCGTCGTTTTCTTGTCTTCTGCGATTTTCTTTTCTTCGGACCGCTGCTTCCATTTCCAGGAACAATCTTGCTCTTGCAACTGCTGTTGCCGCACGATACCGTTTCTGGTTCGTCGTTCGAACCATCGTGGTCCATAAGAGCTCTAATGTCGATTATGTAAGACAGTAGTACTTGATTCTTGATCCAAAGATCAGTGGAAAAGAGAAGATCTGAGATGagaggaaaatatataaatgaaaaaaaactaatatatgtAAATGTGAATTTAAGTTTTAGGAGTGAGGGAGAGAAATAAGGAGAGAAGATGGGAAATGCAAAGGAGACAGCTACAACATTTAAAGAAACTTTAGAATGCAGGTAGAAGTTGGTATCGTGTTTTTCATCTTTTGGTTGTTAGTTAGGTTATCAATAAATTCTTctcttatttttcattttatattatttttacacggaaagtgatttttgttttcacactACAACGTTTTCTAGATACGCGAAATCTTTTGAGTACGAACAGAGTAAATCTATGCGATTTTAAGACCGACCGACTCAGATTTTACTACCGGCTTGTGCCTCTTATATACATGAGTAATGGCTTGTACCCACCGGGATGGTCCTGGTCGTtttggatttagaaacaagataagataaataagtaaaattgTTCTCTTTTGGTTGgttttattcaacaaaaaatTCTCTGTGAATTAAGATTACTTAAAGGTTCCTTGTTTACTTGACTTTAAATATTGAGTATATATATTAGAACATATGCAGTTTTCTTCAAGTGTGGAGAAATAACATCCAAATATAAAGTTTGatgtaaaaataaacaaaagataatagGTTAACAATTGACTGAGAGATGAGGATAGATTCTGTGAAACTACTTGTGACTGCTTGACAAAAGAATAATGATTAGGAAACATTCATGCAATATtttacatcatttttttttttgactaaaggcTTAATATTTTACATCttgctttaaaaaaatatataatgaaaatagCAGATGGAAGTTGTTGCATAAACGATTCTACATTTCTAATATAAATTGTTGCAAAAGGTTTCTAGTGTCAATTTCAGCTAGTTGCCACTAGAATACTAGAACGGACccttttaaatgcatcaataaCTGTTCAAAACAATTCCTCAATAACTAGTGAAGTAAATTAGTTAGATGACAATTTCTTATAAGAAAATTAGTAAAGTTAATGGAGTATCAATAGTATAATTTATTCggaaaacaaatcaaagaataATGGTACTaaaaaagtggtaaacataaaaattctCCATATATCCTTATTATAACTAGATGAGAATAACTACACAAAGATTTTTAAACATTGTAACATGTAATTTATTCATATTGCGTGCTACCTATGCTGTTTAATGtaactttcttttgtttaatttttgtgGTCACGTGTACAATTTAAACAATTATAGTGAAAACTTTTTACATtaccatcaaaaatattttggccAACTTAGGTTCGAAATCATTATTTGTTGTTTTGGACAATTGTGTGACAGTTTGATTATCTACAATTAAAATAGATAGTGACATGGTTACTGCTTATGGTCTTTTGAGATTTGTGTCTGCTAAAGCCTTTTTGGGAAAACATTAACAAGGAACGGCTAATCGGCCTTCCAAGTTTCCCAAAGGAGATAACTCCTGAAACACCCCCAGAAGAACCAAATCAGGTCTGTAGATATCTTGGAAAATtgctcccaaaaaaaaaaatatcttggaAAATAGATTATAAGATGCTAATTAATATAGCTTGTCTTTGTTAAATATAGTTGAGACGAAAATTACATTAGCTTTTAAAGACAACTAGGTCAACATCTTTAGTAACCTTTAACTTTAGGATAACT
This window encodes:
- the LOC125594532 gene encoding heptahelical transmembrane protein 1-like — protein: MDHDGSNDEPETVSCGNSSCKSKIVPGNGSSGPKKRKSQKTRKRRELMSYSELPEYMKDNEYILNYYRAEWSIRDAFFSVFSFHNESLNVWTHLLGFILFVGLTVANIMHHDKFFPVDAKSPGNVTRWPFFVFLGGSMFCLLSSSICHLFCCHSKELNVFLLRIDYAGITAMIITSFFPPIYYIFQCTPRWYFIYLAGITSMGIFTIITLFTPSLSSPKYRGFRALLFASMGLFGIVPAVHAIVVNWENPQRNVTLMYELGMAVFYLVGTGFYVGRVPERLKPGWFDRVGHSHQIFHVFVMLGALSHYAAALLFLDWRDHVGC